One window from the genome of Enterobacteriaceae bacterium Kacie_13 encodes:
- a CDS encoding fimbrial protein produces the protein MKKTYKLIVSGLLLALAGNSYAIDGRINFHGEIIKTACIINGGNDIEVELGTYSAAQFREVNDTSPNIPFTLPLANCPVAKVQNDPIPHFRVWLEAEAVDATHPNLVKLGNSFGDTMADGVGIQILDATTKDVMLLNTLPTITYDITSATMNINLLANYQSYKTPDLITAGPADASVNVTLDYR, from the coding sequence ATGAAAAAGACATACAAGCTCATAGTAAGTGGGTTACTGCTGGCATTAGCCGGTAACAGTTATGCGATAGATGGGAGAATAAACTTTCACGGTGAAATTATTAAAACTGCCTGTATCATTAATGGGGGTAATGATATTGAAGTTGAATTAGGTACTTATTCAGCAGCACAATTCCGCGAAGTTAATGATACCTCACCCAATATTCCTTTTACTCTGCCCCTGGCTAACTGCCCTGTCGCTAAGGTGCAAAATGACCCCATCCCGCACTTTCGTGTGTGGCTGGAAGCCGAAGCGGTAGACGCAACGCATCCTAATTTAGTGAAATTGGGAAATAGTTTTGGCGATACCATGGCCGACGGCGTAGGGATCCAGATTCTGGATGCCACAACAAAAGACGTGATGCTTCTCAATACATTACCAACCATAACTTACGACATCACCAGCGCGACCATGAACATCAACCTGCTGGCGAATTATCAGTCCTACAAAACCCCTGATCTGATCACTGCGGGTCCAGCCGATGCCAGCGTCAATGTGACACTCGATTACCGTTAA
- the hslR gene encoding ribosome-associated heat shock protein Hsp15, whose amino-acid sequence MKGKKEEDDNAVRLDKWLWAARFYKTRALAREMIDGGKVHYNGQRGKPSKLMELNAEITLRQGTDAKTIIVLGLTTQRRSAEEAQTLYQETEASIASREKISQARKMNAMPHPDRRPDKKERRNLIKFKYGDTE is encoded by the coding sequence ATGAAAGGTAAAAAGGAAGAAGACGATAACGCTGTACGTCTCGATAAATGGCTGTGGGCGGCTCGTTTTTATAAGACCCGTGCGCTGGCGCGCGAGATGATTGACGGCGGTAAAGTGCATTACAACGGCCAGCGAGGGAAACCGAGCAAGCTGATGGAACTGAATGCCGAAATTACCCTGCGTCAGGGAACCGATGCAAAAACGATCATTGTGCTGGGGCTGACAACTCAGCGCCGCAGTGCGGAAGAAGCACAAACGCTTTATCAGGAAACCGAGGCCAGCATTGCCAGCCGGGAGAAAATTTCCCAGGCACGGAAAATGAATGCGATGCCCCATCCGGACAGACGTCCGGATAAAAAGGAACGCCGCAACCTGATCAAATTTAAATATGGTGACACCGAATAA
- a CDS encoding PIN domain-containing protein: MIILNTSVIFEMITPKPHKTVLQWLDAQDASQLYLTSLSVAELFTWVDGLPDEQPRAPLNDALLDMFNHDFAGRLLPFDAASALHYSRVLTLSKQAGVTMEERDAQLVAICLNHQASLVTHNVGMFAHTGVVVVNPWDVVQAPRWREEAAEYYVMSRKN; the protein is encoded by the coding sequence ATGATCATTCTCAATACCTCCGTCATCTTTGAGATGATCACTCCCAAACCGCATAAAACGGTTCTGCAGTGGCTCGACGCGCAGGATGCCAGCCAGCTGTATCTCACCAGCCTGAGCGTAGCCGAACTGTTCACATGGGTCGACGGCCTGCCCGATGAGCAGCCCAGAGCACCGCTTAATGACGCTTTACTGGATATGTTTAATCACGATTTCGCCGGACGCCTGCTGCCGTTCGACGCCGCCAGCGCCCTGCATTATTCGCGCGTACTCACCTTATCAAAGCAGGCAGGCGTGACGATGGAAGAGCGCGATGCACAGCTTGTCGCGATATGCCTGAACCATCAGGCGTCGCTGGTGACACATAACGTCGGGATGTTTGCACACACGGGCGTGGTTGTGGTGAATCCGTGGGACGTGGTGCAGGCGCCGAGGTGGCGGGAGGAAGCGGCGGAGTATTATGTGATGAGTCGGAAGAATTAA
- the pckA gene encoding phosphoenolpyruvate carboxykinase (ATP) encodes MPTTLGITAETLARYGIHQSSQIIYNPDYETLFKEETAPGLEGFERGQVTELGAVNVDTGIFTGRSPKDKYIVRDDVTRDTVWWSDQGKGKNDNKPLSQEVWSSLKALVGKQLSGKRLFIIDAFCGANADSRLKVRFITEVAWQAHFVKNMFIRPTDGELENFEPDFIVMNGAKCTNPDWQKQGLNSENFIAFNLTERIQLIGGSWYGGEMKKGMFAVMNYLLPLKGIASMHCSANVGEKGDVAVFFGLSGTGKTTLSTDPKRQLIGDDEHGWDDDGVFNFEGGCYAKTIKLSKEAEPEIFGAIKRDALLENVVVSADGKIDFDDNSKTENTRVSYPIYHIQNIVKPVSKAGHASKVIFLTADAFGVLPPVSRLTASQTQYHFLSGFTAKLAGTERGVNEPTPTFSACFGAAFLMLHPTQYSEVLVRRMEAVGAQAYLVNTGWNGTGKRISLKNTRAIIDAILNGTIDDVETFTLPMFNLAVPTALPGVDPHILDPRNTYASREQWQEKAQHLAQLFIDNFDKYTDTPAGAALVSAGPQR; translated from the coding sequence ATGCCAACCACTCTCGGTATCACCGCCGAAACACTCGCCCGTTACGGGATTCATCAAAGCAGTCAAATCATCTATAACCCTGATTACGAAACCCTTTTCAAAGAAGAAACCGCACCGGGTCTGGAAGGTTTTGAGCGCGGGCAGGTGACAGAACTAGGCGCAGTGAACGTCGATACCGGCATTTTCACCGGCCGTTCGCCTAAAGATAAATACATTGTCCGCGACGATGTCACCCGCGACACCGTCTGGTGGTCCGATCAGGGCAAAGGCAAGAATGACAACAAACCGCTGTCGCAGGAAGTCTGGTCATCGCTGAAGGCGCTGGTCGGCAAGCAACTTTCGGGCAAAAGGCTGTTTATCATTGATGCGTTCTGCGGTGCCAACGCCGACTCCCGCCTGAAAGTCCGTTTCATCACTGAAGTGGCCTGGCAGGCACACTTCGTCAAGAACATGTTTATCCGCCCGACCGACGGGGAACTGGAAAATTTTGAGCCTGACTTTATCGTCATGAACGGCGCGAAATGCACCAATCCCGACTGGCAGAAGCAGGGGCTGAACTCTGAAAACTTCATCGCCTTCAACCTGACCGAGCGCATCCAGTTGATCGGCGGCTCGTGGTACGGCGGCGAAATGAAGAAAGGCATGTTCGCCGTGATGAACTACCTGCTGCCGCTAAAGGGTATCGCCTCCATGCACTGCTCAGCCAACGTCGGTGAAAAAGGCGATGTGGCAGTCTTCTTCGGCCTCTCCGGCACCGGTAAAACCACGCTCTCGACCGATCCAAAGCGTCAGCTGATTGGTGACGATGAACACGGATGGGACGATGACGGCGTCTTCAACTTTGAAGGCGGCTGCTACGCGAAAACCATCAAACTCAGCAAAGAAGCCGAGCCGGAAATTTTTGGCGCGATTAAGCGGGATGCATTACTGGAAAATGTCGTGGTTAGCGCAGACGGCAAAATCGATTTCGATGACAACAGCAAAACCGAAAACACCCGCGTGTCATACCCGATTTATCACATCCAGAATATCGTGAAACCAGTCTCCAAAGCGGGCCACGCCAGCAAAGTGATCTTCCTGACCGCCGATGCCTTTGGTGTTCTTCCGCCGGTTTCCCGCCTGACGGCTTCTCAGACGCAGTATCATTTTCTGTCAGGCTTTACCGCTAAACTGGCAGGCACCGAACGCGGTGTCAACGAACCGACTCCGACCTTCTCCGCCTGTTTCGGCGCAGCGTTCCTGATGCTGCATCCGACGCAATACTCTGAAGTGCTGGTCAGGCGCATGGAAGCCGTCGGCGCGCAGGCATATCTGGTGAATACCGGCTGGAACGGCACCGGTAAACGTATTTCGCTCAAAAATACCCGCGCTATCATCGACGCTATACTCAACGGTACGATAGACGACGTTGAGACTTTCACCCTGCCAATGTTTAATCTCGCCGTGCCGACCGCGTTGCCGGGCGTTGATCCGCACATCCTCGATCCGCGCAATACTTACGCCAGCCGTGAACAGTGGCAGGAAAAGGCACAGCATCTGGCTCAGCTGTTTATCGATAATTTCGATAAATATACCGACACCCCTGCGGGTGCAGCGCTGGTCAGCGCAGGCCCTCAGCGTTAA
- a CDS encoding fimbria/pilus periplasmic chaperone — protein sequence MRNIINSIITLTLLFFLPIQLSYGGGILVGRTRIIYEANKKEASLPLSNKSDSKPFLIQSWIDNGDGKTRGPFVVTPPLFRLNANEENNLRISYTGGELPNDKESIFYINVRAIPSTPKNESNELRLVIKTRIKLFYRPDKLQGKAFDAYKLLTFSRVNGHLIINNPSPYYVVFSYLIVGNSILKDTDMIAPGSQLNVILPANTTGNTIEWRAINDYGGDTESEKRAL from the coding sequence ATGCGTAATATCATCAATTCAATCATTACATTGACTCTTCTGTTTTTTCTACCGATTCAGCTGAGCTATGGTGGCGGAATTCTTGTGGGTCGCACACGGATAATTTATGAAGCAAATAAAAAGGAAGCCTCATTACCTCTCAGTAATAAATCCGACAGTAAGCCGTTTCTGATCCAATCGTGGATCGATAATGGTGATGGTAAAACGCGCGGGCCTTTTGTGGTGACTCCACCGCTATTTAGGTTAAACGCTAATGAGGAGAATAATTTACGCATATCGTATACAGGTGGTGAACTCCCCAATGACAAAGAATCGATATTTTACATTAATGTCCGGGCTATACCTTCTACACCGAAAAATGAATCAAACGAGTTACGACTCGTCATTAAGACAAGAATAAAACTTTTTTATCGCCCTGATAAATTACAAGGTAAAGCATTTGATGCTTACAAATTGCTGACTTTTTCACGCGTCAACGGCCATCTTATTATCAATAATCCTTCTCCTTATTACGTGGTATTCAGCTACCTGATCGTCGGTAACAGCATACTTAAGGATACCGACATGATTGCCCCAGGCAGCCAGCTCAATGTGATATTACCTGCGAACACTACCGGGAATACCATTGAGTGGAGAGCAATCAACGACTACGGCGGAGATACCGAGTCGGAAAAGCGAGCGCTTTAG
- the ompR gene encoding two-component system response regulator OmpR, translating to MQENHKILVVDDDMRLRALLERYLTEQGFQVRSVANAEQMDRLLTRESFHLMVLDLMLPGEDGLSICRRLRSQSNPMPIIMVTAKGEEVDRIVGLEIGADDYIPKPFNPRELLARIRAVLRRQANELPGAPSQEEAVISFGKFKLNLGTREMFREDEPMPLTSGEFAVLKALVSHPREPLSRDKLMNLARGREYSAMERSIDVQISRLRRMVEEDPAHPRYIQTVWGLGYVFVPDGSKA from the coding sequence ATGCAAGAAAATCACAAAATTCTGGTTGTCGATGACGACATGCGCCTGCGCGCACTTTTAGAACGTTATCTGACAGAGCAGGGCTTCCAGGTGCGCAGCGTCGCGAATGCCGAGCAGATGGATCGCCTGCTGACCCGTGAATCCTTCCATCTGATGGTGTTGGATTTGATGTTGCCGGGCGAAGACGGTTTGTCTATCTGCCGCCGCCTGCGCAGCCAGAGTAACCCGATGCCGATCATTATGGTCACAGCGAAAGGTGAAGAAGTTGACCGTATCGTCGGCCTGGAAATTGGCGCTGACGACTACATTCCTAAGCCATTCAACCCGCGTGAACTGCTGGCGCGTATCCGTGCCGTGCTGCGCCGTCAGGCTAACGAGTTGCCGGGCGCACCTTCTCAGGAAGAAGCGGTGATTTCGTTCGGTAAGTTCAAACTGAACCTCGGTACCCGCGAAATGTTCCGCGAAGACGAGCCTATGCCGCTGACCAGTGGTGAATTCGCCGTACTGAAAGCGCTGGTGAGCCACCCGCGTGAACCGCTGTCCCGCGACAAGCTGATGAATCTGGCGCGTGGCCGTGAATACAGTGCGATGGAGCGTTCTATCGACGTGCAGATTTCCCGTCTGCGCCGCATGGTAGAAGAAGATCCGGCGCACCCGCGTTATATCCAGACCGTTTGGGGTCTGGGTTACGTCTTCGTCCCGGACGGCAGTAAGGCATGA
- a CDS encoding Hsp33 family molecular chaperone HslO, translating into MSNHDQLHRYLFNHHAVRGELVSLHETFQQIVAGHDYPADVRNLLGEMLVATSLLTAMLKFDGDITVQLQGDGPLKLAVINGNNLQELRGLARLQGEIKEGSSLKEMIGNGYMVITISPTAGERYQGVVGLEGENLAECLENYFMQSEQLPTRIFIRSGEVEGKPATGGMLLQVLPAEETDPEEFSHLAQLTATIKAEELLNLPPNEVLYRLYHQEEVTLYEPQSVCFRCTCSRERCAGALLTMPDDEILEMLEEDGKIEMHCDYCGSDYAFDAMDMATLKASGNVISGTDNVH; encoded by the coding sequence ATGTCTAATCACGACCAGTTACACCGTTACCTGTTCAACCATCACGCTGTACGCGGCGAACTGGTTTCGCTTCACGAGACTTTCCAGCAGATCGTAGCCGGGCATGACTATCCGGCAGACGTCCGTAACCTGCTGGGCGAAATGCTGGTCGCGACCAGCCTGCTGACCGCCATGCTTAAGTTTGACGGCGATATCACCGTGCAACTGCAGGGCGATGGCCCGCTGAAGCTCGCAGTGATTAACGGTAATAATCTTCAGGAATTGCGCGGTCTCGCGCGTCTGCAAGGCGAAATCAAAGAAGGCAGCTCGCTGAAAGAGATGATTGGCAATGGCTATATGGTGATCACTATTTCTCCGACCGCGGGTGAACGTTATCAGGGCGTTGTCGGGCTGGAAGGCGAGAACCTGGCTGAGTGTCTGGAAAACTATTTCATGCAGTCCGAGCAGTTGCCGACCCGTATTTTCATCCGCAGCGGTGAAGTGGAAGGTAAGCCAGCGACCGGCGGTATGTTGTTACAGGTTCTGCCTGCTGAAGAGACCGATCCGGAAGAATTCAGCCATCTTGCGCAGCTTACAGCGACCATTAAAGCCGAAGAGTTGCTCAATTTGCCTCCCAATGAAGTGCTTTATCGTCTGTATCATCAGGAAGAAGTCACCCTGTACGAACCGCAGAGCGTGTGTTTCCGCTGTACCTGCTCGCGTGAACGCTGCGCCGGTGCGCTGCTGACGATGCCTGATGACGAGATTCTCGAAATGCTGGAAGAAGATGGCAAAATCGAGATGCATTGTGATTATTGCGGTTCAGATTACGCATTTGACGCGATGGATATGGCGACACTGAAGGCAAGCGGCAACGTTATCTCCGGAACTGATAACGTTCACTGA
- the envZ gene encoding two-component system sensor histidine kinase EnvZ, producing the protein MRRIRFSPRSSFARTLLLIVTLLFVSLVTTYLVVLNFAILPSLQQFNKVLAYEVRMLMTDRLQLEDGTLLAVPPAFRREIYRELGISLYTNSAAEESGLRWAQHYEFLSQQMAQQLGGPTDVRVEVNKNTPVVWLKTWLSPDIWVRVPLTEIHQGDFSPLFRYTLAIMLLAIGGAWLFIRIQNRPLVELEHAALQVGKGIIPPPLREYGASEVRSVTRAFNQMAAGVKLLADDRTLLMAGVSHDLRTPLTRIRLATEMMSDGDGYLAESINKDIEECNAIIEQFIDYLRTGQEMPTEITDLNGILGEVIATESGYEREIDSGLADGELLVNAHPLSIKRAVVNMVVNAARYGDGWIKVSSGRELQRAWFQVEDDGPGIAPDQLKHLFQPFVRGESARTTSGTGLGLAIVQRIIDAHSGTLDIGKSDRGGLRIRAYLPLPVEMLKAVAVQQKPV; encoded by the coding sequence ATGAGACGAATACGCTTTTCACCGCGTAGCTCGTTTGCCCGAACACTGTTATTAATCGTCACCTTGCTGTTCGTCAGCCTGGTGACGACCTATCTGGTGGTGCTGAACTTCGCCATTTTACCGAGCCTGCAACAGTTCAATAAAGTGCTGGCATACGAAGTACGTATGCTGATGACCGACCGTTTGCAGCTGGAAGATGGTACGTTGCTGGCAGTACCCCCGGCGTTTCGTCGTGAGATTTATCGCGAACTGGGCATCTCGCTTTATACCAACTCTGCGGCCGAGGAGAGTGGTCTTCGCTGGGCGCAGCACTACGAATTCCTGAGTCAGCAGATGGCTCAACAGCTCGGTGGGCCGACCGACGTGCGTGTGGAAGTAAACAAAAACACGCCGGTGGTGTGGCTGAAAACCTGGTTGTCGCCTGATATCTGGGTACGCGTTCCCCTTACTGAAATCCATCAGGGTGATTTTTCCCCGTTGTTCCGCTATACGCTCGCGATAATGTTGTTGGCGATCGGCGGCGCGTGGCTATTTATTCGCATCCAAAATCGACCCCTTGTGGAACTTGAACACGCTGCGTTGCAGGTAGGTAAAGGGATTATCCCTCCGCCCCTGCGCGAATATGGCGCGTCTGAAGTCCGTTCGGTAACGCGCGCTTTTAACCAGATGGCTGCCGGTGTAAAACTGCTGGCCGATGACCGTACTTTACTGATGGCGGGCGTCAGCCATGATTTACGCACCCCGCTGACGCGTATCCGTTTAGCCACAGAGATGATGAGTGACGGCGATGGATATCTTGCGGAGTCGATCAATAAAGATATCGAAGAGTGCAATGCCATCATCGAGCAGTTTATCGATTATTTGCGCACCGGTCAGGAGATGCCTACCGAAATCACCGATCTTAACGGTATTTTGGGCGAAGTGATCGCGACGGAAAGCGGCTATGAGCGTGAGATTGACTCCGGTCTGGCCGACGGTGAATTGCTGGTGAATGCGCACCCGCTTTCCATTAAACGTGCCGTGGTGAACATGGTGGTGAATGCCGCCCGCTACGGTGACGGCTGGATAAAAGTCAGCAGTGGCCGCGAGCTCCAGCGTGCATGGTTTCAGGTCGAAGACGATGGTCCTGGTATTGCACCCGATCAGCTCAAGCATCTGTTCCAGCCATTTGTGCGCGGTGAAAGTGCCCGAACCACCAGCGGTACCGGGCTTGGACTGGCTATCGTCCAGCGTATTATTGATGCGCACTCGGGGACGTTAGATATCGGGAAAAGTGACCGGGGCGGATTGAGAATAAGAGCTTATTTACCGTTACCGGTGGAGATGCTTAAAGCGGTGGCGGTACAGCAGAAACCGGTGTGA
- a CDS encoding plasmid stabilization protein has translation MATLTVRNLDEEIKDLLRIAAAKKGHSMEEEARLILKQALTSTPPEFGLGSQLHQRFSALSISPLELPPK, from the coding sequence ATGGCTACCCTCACGGTTCGCAATCTGGATGAAGAGATAAAAGACCTGCTGCGCATCGCTGCCGCCAAAAAAGGGCACTCGATGGAAGAGGAGGCGCGTTTAATTCTGAAACAGGCACTCACCAGCACTCCGCCTGAATTCGGCCTCGGCAGCCAGTTGCACCAGCGTTTCTCCGCGCTGAGCATCAGTCCTTTGGAATTGCCGCCAAAATGA
- a CDS encoding fimbria/pilus outer membrane usher protein, whose amino-acid sequence MIMGNDTNAQRPENDMSSPRQQGKTLAPGVSCIFFVITFIVHSVHAEEVYFDPRLLENNDQAAVKVDLSVFALSDKAQVAGVYNTAIYVNQEKVLQQNIRYNQKSDGSLIPEITPDLLRALNVRVDAFPSLTQHPHDAPLDNLTLYIPAADAKFDFNRMRLDFSIPQAAMEQKASGYIDPKKWDDGVPVLFSNYAFSGSQRNNKNGSDDSSQYLNLQNGLNLGAWRLRNYSTYSNSDGQQSWDAISTYAQRDIKALKSQLLIGESSTPGDLFPSLQFTGVQLSSDDNMLPNSQRGFAPTIRGIANSNAEVTIRQDGYIIYQSYVAPGAFEINDLYPSSYSGDLEVTVKEADGTERKFNQPFSAVPVMQRPGRLKYSSTVGRYRSNDSGDKEPEFAQGTVIYGVSNEITTYVGLLLSPDYRAGQAGMGFSLFALGSISVDVTQAQTHLDNDQNSSGQSYRIQYSKNVETTDTNFSVASYRYSTSGFYDFDEANQSQDNAPQDGHKRSKYQVSINQALWEGASLYLSAYQQDYWRSTNKEKNISLGMNTSWYGISYNLSYSYSQMENQENDQQLALNIRVPLSRWLPQSWATYNVTHQKNGDTRQQVGLSGTALDDYRLSYSLQQSHADQGGGNSSNLNASYRSSYGTLNAGYYYDDHSQQTSYGLAGGIVAHEKGITLSQPLGDSFALIDTNGASGARVQNIPGLKTDWRGYAVVPYLTSYTENRIVIDTTTLPADVDVTNTSELVIPNKGAMVVAHFDARIGVRVLIKLTRFDGSVVPFGAVAVSEDQTLENIVDDGGVLYLSGVKVDEPIKLHVKWGTSANQQCKASLNLRQAAASVQSVTAPCV is encoded by the coding sequence ATGATTATGGGTAATGATACGAATGCACAAAGACCGGAAAACGACATGTCTTCTCCCCGTCAGCAAGGTAAAACCTTAGCGCCTGGGGTAAGTTGTATTTTTTTTGTGATCACATTTATTGTTCATTCGGTCCACGCTGAGGAAGTCTATTTCGATCCGAGATTATTGGAAAACAATGATCAGGCAGCCGTAAAGGTAGATCTCTCGGTGTTCGCGCTAAGTGACAAGGCGCAGGTTGCCGGTGTCTATAACACGGCAATTTACGTGAATCAGGAAAAAGTATTACAGCAAAACATCCGCTATAACCAAAAGTCGGACGGCTCTTTGATCCCGGAAATCACCCCTGATTTACTTCGTGCGTTGAATGTTCGCGTTGACGCATTTCCGTCCCTGACGCAACACCCGCATGACGCACCACTCGACAACCTGACCCTATATATTCCGGCAGCGGACGCAAAGTTCGACTTTAACAGAATGCGTCTGGATTTCAGCATTCCACAAGCCGCTATGGAACAAAAAGCCAGTGGCTATATTGATCCCAAAAAATGGGACGATGGCGTACCAGTCCTGTTTTCTAACTACGCTTTTTCAGGCTCACAACGGAACAATAAAAACGGCAGTGATGATTCCAGTCAGTATTTGAATCTGCAAAACGGCTTAAATCTGGGCGCATGGCGCCTTCGCAACTACAGCACGTATAGTAATAGCGATGGCCAACAAAGTTGGGATGCGATCTCCACTTATGCGCAACGGGATATTAAAGCCCTCAAGTCTCAGTTGCTGATAGGGGAAAGCTCCACGCCGGGCGATCTCTTTCCAAGCCTGCAATTTACTGGGGTTCAATTGTCTTCCGACGACAATATGCTGCCCAACAGCCAGCGTGGCTTCGCACCCACCATTCGCGGTATTGCAAATTCCAATGCCGAAGTGACCATCAGACAAGACGGCTACATCATTTATCAAAGCTATGTCGCGCCGGGTGCGTTCGAAATTAATGACCTTTATCCTTCGTCTTACAGTGGTGATCTGGAAGTAACGGTGAAAGAAGCCGACGGCACTGAACGCAAATTTAACCAGCCTTTTTCTGCCGTGCCCGTTATGCAGCGACCTGGACGCTTGAAGTACAGCAGCACCGTTGGCCGCTACCGCTCAAACGATAGCGGCGATAAAGAACCAGAATTTGCACAAGGGACGGTGATCTACGGGGTTTCAAATGAAATAACCACTTATGTTGGCTTATTACTGTCGCCTGATTATCGCGCGGGTCAGGCAGGGATGGGGTTCAGCCTGTTCGCCCTCGGTTCAATCTCTGTCGATGTCACTCAGGCTCAGACCCATCTGGACAACGACCAGAATAGCAGCGGTCAGTCTTATCGTATTCAATATTCAAAAAATGTCGAAACAACGGACACAAACTTTTCCGTGGCCAGCTATCGCTATTCAACCAGCGGTTTTTACGATTTTGACGAAGCTAATCAGTCTCAGGACAATGCGCCTCAGGACGGACATAAACGCAGCAAATACCAGGTCAGTATTAATCAGGCACTATGGGAAGGGGCGAGTCTCTATTTATCGGCTTATCAGCAAGACTACTGGCGCAGTACCAACAAAGAGAAAAATATCTCCCTCGGCATGAATACCAGCTGGTACGGGATCAGCTACAACCTTTCTTACTCTTACAGCCAGATGGAAAATCAGGAAAACGATCAGCAGCTTGCACTGAATATTCGTGTTCCTTTAAGTCGATGGCTACCGCAAAGCTGGGCGACGTATAACGTTACGCATCAGAAAAATGGTGACACACGCCAACAGGTTGGACTCAGCGGGACTGCGCTGGATGATTACCGTCTCAGCTATTCTCTTCAGCAAAGCCATGCAGATCAGGGAGGTGGCAACAGCAGTAACCTGAATGCATCCTATCGCTCATCCTACGGCACATTGAATGCCGGTTATTACTACGACGACCATTCACAGCAAACCAGCTATGGCCTTGCAGGCGGGATTGTTGCCCATGAAAAGGGGATCACACTTTCTCAGCCGCTTGGGGACTCTTTTGCACTAATTGATACCAATGGCGCCAGCGGTGCGCGGGTGCAAAATATTCCCGGCCTTAAAACAGACTGGCGCGGCTACGCCGTGGTGCCTTATCTCACTTCTTATACTGAAAATCGCATCGTGATTGATACCACCACACTGCCGGCAGATGTGGATGTCACAAATACTTCAGAACTGGTTATCCCTAATAAAGGTGCCATGGTCGTTGCACATTTCGACGCACGTATTGGCGTGCGTGTATTGATTAAACTCACTCGGTTTGACGGATCTGTTGTGCCATTCGGCGCTGTGGCGGTCAGCGAAGACCAGACATTAGAGAATATCGTTGATGATGGCGGGGTTCTGTATCTATCCGG